The following are from one region of the Acanthopagrus latus isolate v.2019 chromosome 2, fAcaLat1.1, whole genome shotgun sequence genome:
- the LOC119004475 gene encoding protein KIAA0100-like isoform X2, which produces MSLLLISFLGILLLGIVVLWVIFRWLISTLAVRFFHTALNADLKIKSVGLFSVQGVSIQFQPQHTLEIDRIWISSKLLNQDLPRYLALCVGETRVRFDLQAPLSPLVKKSHGEKSGKITVSPTTLRFLSQLLSFHISSINVMVLNIALSESLWHMTVTGITLLLDHQSKRLAWDFSVGQLSSKVLKSSQMDICLAEVALSLLLSGDVSLPEMKPGCLSLNVRTLIAELHEGLFLSQLLVPPSPEKSIQDASECENTEFIQTETVERFHQLIPQKVNVEFDNTNVTLSMHSQKRHLNWTLKSLKVCYGRDDEQLPLKSFTPELSFPQSSLELLLEDGLLLSQSRQRILCVNTLKTTLQVTSMDIAGSFTVNTCIIHYRHQEFSHWLNLFPWEQLIHRKAAHRKRRLPHLDAPVMINSSVSNVNVSVQLGDTTPFALGFLSASAELLHLLDIKDDTESPESQNVHQRASLSLDNFWWRVGQGSHIQQAPHPPGKHVWGEALILDSLSLQGSFNRPHMESSSHSPSLSVETNLRGLQVELSETCALCLSRLLSLICVPRDTGPQLSDVASVSPSSDDAVRPTPSSQLHLLFKLDCCLEDVNVFTLSNLAGAVSLRMDTVSVLGTAESSTVSLQGVSLSAIKTLTENMESCCPASETPNPVLKLTTIALTYHITTHTLQVQCEEDFTVEWTPPDHMVLYQHLTEAQACWRMLCGEKDEDSPVKPPESEIRSGHSRVLCVRVELGSPRLTAHVSKQNYILLHTESLSVSKHAGSLRMRSPSLIFNFDGHNIVTFKDLDVEMHEELTEMQLHRDVFPFLTTPHNRVWVLTCPSMAVEFPYQYNFSSTFDMAISVQKWLKTLHRSQSKDTTIQHLPPDLVFKISQFSFVFLDDIFEIKLRDNYELMKDESKESAKRLQLLDKKVADLRKQHGELLPARKIEELYSSLEKKHIEIYIQRSRRLYANTPMRKSLLTWTVSDLELVVLADQSLHGPERVREQLRDIDGISPFPRDGLPLVVQWCRAVKFKLTAYLVRIRDYPRYLFEIRDWKLSGRLIGTEQDGQVRAHRRAVVPLGPPWGDVTVHRNMPPLKFYYDFKSNINLYTIVWGPCWDPAWTLIGQSVDLLTKPTVDPSPPLAWWDKSRLLLHGRWVMDIDQANLHQLATEDPYNTTENLHWEWNKLNFDWNPGQFVFKGDLDVNVRTASKYDDICFLHLPNLCMTLDLQWLCHGNPHDHHAVMLCCAENVADVTSGQPHDSYRAFRSENLNLSITMDLNQHCGTEASQPRILLYSSTLRWMQNFWATWTGVSRPICRGKLFHSLRPVRKKLGQHYKQMSYTAAFPLLQVHYWASFAQQRGIQVECNRGHVFTRGAQRLIPQAGTVMRRLISEWNVTQMVSELSQVTVHLMASTWDETADHQINAQVKKTHLLSLSSLSYQRQSNRMEEEVNQKDETNASYTHKLRLVDLRASWTTTNRNIAFGLYDGYKKASVLKRNLSTEALKGLRIDTQLQAKKLKRSPSNYSPTTAPTTPVMPTVSRAEKSQNEGTSMLQKLIEETDKFVVFSEEDSGVSDQLCGIAACQTDDVYNRNWFIELVNCQMMLRGTETAGCVLVSAAKAQLLQCEHHPAWYSDTLKQKTTWTCLLDGMQYFATMEPNPSEQEDRQLWLEVKNIEEHRQRNLDSVLELMESGQAVGGMVSTTTDWNQPAQVNEAQQVQRIISRCSCRMHYISYSHDINPEVATQIKPPELRNNHEKEDLLKKQAGAVDTFTLIHHDLEISTNPVQYAMILDIVNNLLLHVEPRRKEHSEKKQRVRFQLEISSNPEEQRSSILHLQEAVRQHLAQIRRLEKQIYSNIRAQLEELSGDELMEINTRLQNQLNQEKNDMQMKSEELNILIRCFKDFQLQRANKLELRKPPEDVSVVRRTEIYFAQARWCLTEEDGQLGIAELELQRFMYSKLNKSDDTAEHLLELGWFTMNNLLPNAAYKVVLRPQSNCQSGRQFALRIFSKVRPPVGGISVKEHFEVNVVPLTIQLMYQFFKRMMGFFFPGRNVEEEEVTDEEDKFRLVTTGIPVKARQSSEDTMGAMGPSKGVTQGLNRTAGVRRSFRKAPEHPVDDIDKMKERAAMNNSFIYIKIPQVPLCVSYKGEKSSVDWKDLNLVLPCLEYHNNTWTWLDFAMAVKRDSRKALVAQMIKEKLRLKPASGSDLRGKASEGKSDNSLQQQEEDEKARLLIGLSSADKSSSKKSIFSRRK; this is translated from the exons ATGTCTCTCTTGTTGATTTCCTTCCTTGGAATTCTCCTGCTTGGGATTGTGGTGTTATGGGTCATTTTCAG GTGGCTCATATCTACCCTGGCTGTGCGATTCTTCCATACAGCGCTGAATGCTGATCTAAAGATCAAATCAGTAGGCCTGTTTTCTGTCCAGGGAGTTAGTATCCAGTTTCAGCCCCAACATACGCTG GAAATTGACAGAATATGGATTTCAAGTAAACTTCTGAACCAGGATTTGCC GAGATACCTGGCGTTATGTGTCGGCGAAACCAGAGTTAGGTTTGACCTGCAAGCACCACTCAGCCCTCTGGTGAAGAAGAGCCATGGGGAGAAGTCTGGGAAGATTACAGTCAGCCCCACGACGTTGCGCTTTCTGTCACAA ctgctgtcattcCACATCAGCTCGATCAATGTGATGGTGCTGAACATCGCACTGTCAGAGTCTCTGTGGCACATGACTGTTACAGGCATCACCTTGTTACTCGACCACCAGAGTAAAAG GCTGGCGTGGGACTTCTCAGTCGGGCAGCTCAGCAGTAAAGTGCTTAAAAGCAGCCAGATG GATATATGTTTGGCTGAAGTGGCCCTGagcctgctgctgtctggagATGTGAGCCTGCCAGAGATGAAGCCGGGCTGTTTGTCCCTGAATGTGAGGACGCTTATAGCAGAGCTGCATGAGGGACTATTTCTCAGCCAACTCCTGGTGCCTCCGTCTCCTGAAAAGAGCATTCAAGATGCATCAG AGTGTGAAAACACTGAGTTCATCCAGACTGAGACTGTGGAACGGTTCCATCAGCTGATTCCCCAGAAGGTCAACGTGGAATTTGATAACACAAATGTAACCCTGTCCATGCACAGCCAAAAAAG ACACCTGAACTGGACCCTGAAGTCTTTAAAAGTTTGCTATGGACGTGACGATGAGCAGCTTCCTCTTAAAAGCTTCACTCCTGAGCTGAGCTTTCCCCAGAGCAGCCTGGAGCTCCTTCTAGAGG ATGGACTTCTCCTCTCACAAAGTCGGCAAAGGATCCTTTGTGTGAACACACTGAAGACAACgctgcag GTTACGTCGATGGACATCGCAGGGTCATTCACAGTCAACACTTGCATCATTCACTACCGTCACCAGGAGTTCTCTCATTGGCTAAATCTATTTCCATGGGAACAGCTAATCCATCGGAAGGCAGCTCACAGAAAAAG GCGCCTCCCTCACCTGGATGCTCCCGTGATGATCAACTCCTCTGTGTCCAACGTCAACGTGAGCGTTCAGCTGGGAGACACGACGCCTTTTGCTCTTGGTTTCCTGTCTGCCAGCGCAG AACTGCTGCATCTCCTTGACATTAAAGATGACACAGAGAGCCCAGAATCCCAGAACGTGCACCAGCGTGCCTCACTGTCCCTGGACAACTTCTGGTGGAGAGTGGGTCAGGGCTCTCATATCCAACAAGCACCCCACCCTCCTGGCAAACACGTGTGGGGAGAGGCGCTAATTTTAGACTCGCTCAGTCTTCAG GGCAGTTTCAACCGACCCCACATGGAGTCGAGCAGCCATTCTCCCAGTTTGAGCGTGGAGACAAACCTGAGAGGGCTCCAAGTGGAGCTTTCAGAAACATGTGCACTGTGTCTGTCTCGCCTGCTGTCCCTCATCTGTGTTCCTCGTGACACGGGGCCACAGCTGTCAGACGTGGCCTCGGTGTCTCCCTCTAGTGACGATGCCGTCCGGCCCACcccctcctcacagcttcacctGCTGTTCAAACTGGACTGCTGTCTGGAGGATGTTAATGTGTTCACACTGTCAAATCTGGCAG GAGCCGTGTCCTTGCGGATGGACACTGTCAGTGTGCTGGGCACTGCAGAGAGCTCCACAGTCTCTCTTCAAGGTGTCAGCTTGTCAGCAATCAAAACACTCACAGAGAACATGGAGTCATGTTGCCCCGCCTCTGAAACCCCCAACCCTGTGCTTAAACTCACCACGATAGCCTTGACCTACCACATCACCACCCACACCTTACAG GTTCAATGTGAAGAGGATTTCACAGTTGAATGGACGCCACCGGACCACATGGTGTTATATCAGCACCTGACTGAAGCTCAGGCTTGTTGGCGCATGCTTTGTGGAGAGAAAGACGAGGACAGTCCGGTCAAACCTCCAGAGAGTGAAATCCGTTCAGGCCACAGCAGAGTGCTGTGTGTGCGCGTTGAACTGGGCAGCCCTCGTCTGACAGCCCATGTTAGCAAACAGAACTACATCCTCCTGCACACTGAGTCCCTCTCAGTATCCAAGCATGCCGGTTCCCTTCGCATGCGATCTCCCTCCTTGATCTTCAACTTCGACGGCCACAACATCGTCACTTTTAAAGATCTAGATGTTGAAATGCACGAAGAGCTGACCGAGATGCAGCTGCACAGAGACGTCTTCCCCTTCCTCACCACTCCTCACAACCGTGTCTGGGTCCTCACTTGCCCCTCTATGGCAGTTGAGTTTCCTTACCAGTACAATTTCTCCAGCACCTTTGACATGGCCATCAGTGTGCAGAAGTGGCTGAAGACCCTGCATCGCTCCCAAAGCAAAGACACTACCATCCAACACCTGCCTCCGGATCTCGTGTTCAAGATCAGCCAGTTCTCGTTTGTCTTCTTGGATGACATCTTTGAAATCAAGCTGCGAGACAACTACGAGCTCATGAAGGACGAGAGTAAGGAAAGTGCAAAGCGTCTTCAGCTCCTGGATAAGAAGGTGGCAGATCTGCGCAAGCAGCACGGAGAACTTCTCCCTGCCAGAAAGATCGAAGAGCTGTATAGTTCTTTGGAGAAGAAGCACATTGAGATCTACATCCAGCGCTCACGCCGCCTCTATGCCAACACACCTATGAGGAAGTCCCTGCTGACCTGGACCGTGTCAGACTTGGAGCTGGTGGTCCTGGCTGATCAGTCCCTTCATGGACCAGAAAGGGTGAGAGAGCAGCTGAGGGACATTGACGGGATCAGTCCTTTCCCCAGAGACGGACTCCCTCTGGTGGTCCAGTGGTGCCGTGCTGTCAAGTTTAAACTGACTGCATATTTGG TGAGAATTCGGGATTACCCCCGATACCTGTTTGAGATCCGTGACTGGAAGTTGTCAGGACGTCTGATCGGGACCGAGCAGGACGGACAGGTCAGAGCTCATCGCAGAGCGGTTGTACCACTTGGTCCACCGTGGGGAGACGTGACGGTCCACAGGAACATGCCACCACTCAAGTTCTACTATGATTTCAAAT CTAACATAAATCTGTACACTATTGTGTGGGGGCCGTGTTGGGACCCTGCCTGGACTCTGATTGGCCAGTCTGTTGACCTGCTGACCAAACCCACAGTTGACCCCTCACCTCCTCTGGCCTGGTGGGACAAAAGTCGTCTCCTTCTGCACGGACGCTGGGTGATGGACATCGATCAGGCCAATCTTCATCAGCTGGCTACTGAG GACCCTTACAACACTACTGAAAACCTGCACTGGGAGTGGAATAAGCTGAACTTTGACTGGAACCCAGGGCAGTTTGTCTTTAAAGGAGATTTGGATGTAAATGTGAGGACAGCATCAAA GTATGATGATATCTGTTTTCTACACCTGCCCAACCTGTGTATGACCCTCGACCTCCAATGGCTTTGCCATGGCAACCCCCATGACCACCACGCTGTAATGCTCTGCTGTGCGGAGAACGTTGCAGATGTGACCTCAGGACAACCTCATGACTCCTACAGAGCCTTTCGCTCTGAGAACCTCAACCTCTCCATCACCATGGACCTTAACCAGCACTGTGGCACAG aagcCTCACAGCCCAGAATCCTGCTGTACAGCAGCACCCTGCGTTGGATGCAGAACTTTTGGGCGACTTGGACGGGAGTATCTCGTCCAATCTGCAGAGGCAAGCTCTTCCACAGCCTGAGGCCGGTCCGCAAGAAGCTGGGTCAGCACTACAAACAGATGTCCTACACAGCTGCCTTCCCACTACTACAA GTGCATTACTGGGCCTCATTCGCCCAACAGAGAGGTATACAAGTGGAGTGCAACAGAGGCCACGTCTTCACTCGAGGGGCGCAGAGACTTATCCCACAAG cTGGCACTGTGATGAGGAGGCTGATCTCTGAGTGGAATGTGACTCAGATGGTGAGTGAGCTCTCTCAGGTGACAGTTCACCTGATGGCCTCCACCTGGGACGAGACAGCTGACCACCAGATCAACGCTCAGGTGAAGAAGACTCACCTGCTCAGCCTGTCCTCCCTGAGCTACCAGCGGCAGAGCAACCGCATGGAGGAG GAGGTGAACCAGAAGGATGAGACGAATGCCTCTTACACTCACAAACTGCGCCTGGTGGACCTGCGTGCTTCCTGGACCACCACTAACAGGAACATTGCCTTTGGGCTGTATGACGGTTATAAAAAGGCATCTGTGCTGAAGAGAAATCTCTCCACTGAAGCGTTGAAGGGGCTGAGGATCGACACGCAGCTGCAGGCCAAGAAGCTCAAACGCTCCCCTTCAAACTACTCTCCCACCACGGCCCCGACCACACCAGTCATGCCCACAGTCAGTCGAgcagaaaaaagtcaaaatgaag gAACATCGATGCTCCAGAAACTGATTGAGGAAACAGACAAGTTTGTGGTGTTTTCAGAGGAGGACTCAGGTGTCAGCGACCAGCTGTGTGGTATCGCAGCCTGTCAGACCGATGATGTCTACAACCGCAACTGGTTTATCGAGCTGGTCAACTGTCAG aTGATGCTGCGGGGCACAGAAACCGCCGGCTGCGTGCTTGTGTCAGCAGCAAAggctcagctgcttcagtgtgaGCACCACCCAGCCTGGTACAGCGACACCCTGAAGCAGAAGACCACCTGGACCTGCCTGCTGGATGGCATGCAGTACTTCGCCACCATGGAGCCAAATCCATCTGAGCAAGAGGACAGACAGTTGTGGCTGGAG GTGAAAAACATAGAGGAGCACAGGCAGCGTAACCTGGACTCAGTcctggagctgatggagagcGGCCAGGCTGTGGGAGGAATGGTCAGCACCACTACAG ACTGGAACCAACCAGCACAGGTGAACGAGGCTCAGCAGGTTCAGCGTATCATCTCACGTTGTAGCTGCCGGATGCACTACATCAGCTACAGTCACGACATCAACCCAGAGGTGGCCACACAGATCAAACCGCCCGAGCTGAGGAATAATCATGAGAAAGAGGATCTGCTTAAAAAACAGGCCG GAGCTGTGGACACCTTCACCCTCATTCATCATGACCTGGAGATTTCCACTAACCCGGTCCAGTACGCCATGATCCTGGACATCGTCAACAACCTGTTGTTACACGTGGAGCCCAGACGCAAG gagcacagtgagaagaaGCAGCGAGTGCGTTTCCAGCTGGAGATTTCTAGTAACCCTGAGGAGCAGCGCAGCAGCATCCTTCACCTCCAGGAGGCAGTCAGACAGCACCTGGCCCAGATCCGACGCCTTGAGAAACAGATTTACTCCAACATCAGA GCACAACTTGAGGAGCTGAGCGGTGATGAACTGATGGAGATCAACACCAGACTGCAGAACCAGCTGAACCAGGAGAAGAATGACATGCAGATGAAGAGTGAAGAGCTCAACATTCTCATCAG GTGTTTTAAGGACTTCCAGCTGCAACGGGCAAACAAGCTGGAGCTGCGTAAGCCTCCAGAGGATGTGAGTGTGGTGAGGAGGACAGAGATCTATTTCGCCCAGGCTCGCTGGTGTTTGACCGAAGAGGACGGGCAGCTCGGCATCGCTGAGTTGGAGCTGCAGAGGTTCATGTACAGTAAA CTCAACAAGTCTGATGACACAGCAGAGCATCTTCTGGAGTTAGGGTGGTTCACAATGAACAACCTGCTGCCCAATGCTGCATACAAG GTGGTCCTTCGTCCTCAAAGTAACTGCCAGTCCGGACGCCAGTTCGCTTTGCGCATCTTCAGTAAAGTGCGCCCCCCTGTGGGAGGAATCTCTGTTAAGGAGCACTTTGAG GTGAATGTGGTGCCTCTCACCATCCAGCTGATGTACCAGTTCTTCAAGAGGATGATGGGATTCTTCTTCCCAGGAAGAAAcgttgaggaggaggaggtgacagaCGAGGAAGACAAGTTCAGATTGGTTACCACGG GTATCCCTGTCAAAGCCCGGCAGTCGTCAGAGGACACCATGGGCGCGATGGGCCCCAGCAAAGGTGTCACCCAGGGACTGAACCGCACTGCTGGGGTCAGGAGGTCGTTTAGGAAAGCTCCAGAG CATCCTGTTGATGACATCGATAAGATGAAGGAGCGAGCTGCTATGAACAACTCCTTCATCTACATCAAGATTCCCCAGGTGCCCCTCTGTGTCAGCTATAAG GGAGAGAAGAGTAGTGTGGACTGGAAGGACCTGAACCTGGTTCTGCCCTGTTTGGAGTACCACAACAACACCTGGACGTGGCTCGACTTCGCCATGGCTGTGAAGAGGGACAGTCGGAAAGCACTCGTGGCGCAG ATGATAAAGGAGAAGCTGCGTCTGAAGCCAGCATCAGGCTCAGACCTGCGGGGCAAAGCGTCTGAAGGGAAGTCTGAcaacagcctgcagcagcaggaggaagacgagAAGGCTCGGCTCCTCATCGGCCTCAGCTCCGCAGACAAGAGCTCCAGCAAGAAGAGCATCTTCAGCCGACGCAAGTGA